CAGAACGCGAGCGTCCGTAAGAGTTAGCGCACCGTCGAGTGAGTTCGTTACGCGGACCGAGTCCCGGCGGACGCCGACCTCCGGAACCGGTGCCCGAACCGCCTGCGGTACTCGCTCGGGCTCACCCCGACCTGCTTGCGTAGGTGTGCACGCAAGTTCGACGCCGTACCCAAACCGCTGGCCTCCGCCACCTGGTCGAGGGACAGCTCTCCCTTCTCCAACAGCAGGCACGCCAACCGCACCCGCTCTCCCGTCAGCCACGCCAGGGGTGTCGTCCCCAACTCGGCGGCGAACCTGCGGTGCAAGGTGGCGGGACTCACCGCGGCCTTGCGAGCGAGGTCGCGCACACTCAGTGGTTGATCGAGCCGTTCCTGCGCCCACTCCAACACCGGAGCCAGGCTCGCCTCGACCCGACGCGCCACCGGACGCTCGACGAACTGCCGTTGTCCCCCGTCACGGTGGCCGGCGAACACCGCGCGCCTGCTCACCGTGTTGGCCACCTCCGCCCCGTGGTCCTTGCGAATGACGTGCAGCCCGAGATCCAACGCCGCCGCGCTTCCGGCAGCGGTGAGCACGGAGCCTTCGTCCACGTAGAGCACGTCGGGGTCCAGCTGGACCTCGGGGAAACGCGAGCGGAAGACCTCCACCCACCGCCAGTGGGT
The window above is part of the Saccharomonospora glauca K62 genome. Proteins encoded here:
- a CDS encoding helix-turn-helix domain-containing protein, which encodes MPQGSSQSAHRVVAIVDDGSNPFELGVATELFGLRRPELDGLLRAPWYEFRLCSATPTVRMHAGFFTLSDVAPLEAVEEADTVLVPNRPDPETPPSAPVLEAIRSAAARGARLMSFCTGAFTLAAAGVLDGRRATTHWRWVEVFRSRFPEVQLDPDVLYVDEGSVLTAAGSAAALDLGLHVIRKDHGAEVANTVSRRAVFAGHRDGGQRQFVERPVARRVEASLAPVLEWAQERLDQPLSVRDLARKAAVSPATLHRRFAAELGTTPLAWLTGERVRLACLLLEKGELSLDQVAEASGLGTASNLRAHLRKQVGVSPSEYRRRFGHRFRRSASAGTRSA